cctaccacaccgtatgccctgggttcgcaccccgggcaaagcaacatcaaaattttagaaataaggtttttaaattagaagaaaatttttctaagcggggtcgcccctcggcagtgtttggcaagcgctccgggtgtgtttctgccatgaaaagctctcagtgaaaactcatctgccttgcagatgccgttcggagtcggcataaaacatgtaggtcccgtccggcaaatttgtagggaaaatcaagaagagcacgacgcaaattggaagagaagctcggccttagatctcttcggaggttatcgcgccttacatatatatatataatttttaatgtttGGAGAGCCATAActtcaagaaaaattaacggatcgtaataaaattgggtacacagattttctcTATAGAACGaagtatttctagaaaaaatgaacgagatcagTTAGAGACAACGCCTACTTTtgtacaaaagatttttaaaagggtcgtagacgaaaataataagctatatcttagcgaaaaagagctatGTGTCAattgaattataatattaaattggaaaacactaaaattttgaaaatgggtgtggcactgcctcttttataactaagcaattttctatgtgccgagagccataactcgaagaaaaattaacatatcgtaatgaaattgggtacacaaattttccctatagtagaaaatatttctagaaaaaatggacgggatcgtttaaagaccacggcaacttagatataaaacaagtttaaaacggtcgtagactagaacaataacttaacaaaaaattgttttgaattaaaatttcacttatcaagttttattgtaaaaggaaatggggagaatttttttttaaacgggcggtgccacgtgttatgtagaaaagtaatttatctgaaatgaaatgttcaattgaagctcgcgctgagtatataatgttcggttatacccgtacttagacacctttacttgttttaatttatgttttgaatgtattttaattaatatttgttAGTAAACTTGCAGTACAACCAAAAAGCTATGATAAATCTACCTTGACACTCATTTACACCGAGCAAACTTGgtgaaatagaaaaattaaatacaacGACTGGAGTagcatacaaatttatttatttaaagcaaaTGCATACATCGTTGAACAAAACTAACAAAGAAGTTACATGTTACAGATAtccaaaataaatttgaaaagtgtTATGAAGAAGAGACAAGGAAATGTGCAAATTCATTGTCGTCAGCGCTGACTCATGCATAGTTGGTGCGCATGGGTAAATGCGAGTTTAATGATGTACTGAATTGGGCGAAAAAACGTGTTTTTCCGTTTTGTACCTTTAGATAATTTATAACTTTGAACGTGCAAATCTGATATGTTTACCTATCCAGGTGTTGCGAATAAGGACGTTTTGTTAAGGTTGTCACCTATTTAAAAAAGGGGTTCAGATATGCCGATATCGGTAGTTTAAAGTGGAAGGCTATTTCACGCTGAGTTTAAGTAGATATTTATTTAAGTCGGGTTGTCACCTAATAATCTTAAGAGCCGTGACTGCTAAATCTTCCTAATTTTATAAAAGCCGAAATTCGTCGGCACATACTTCTAACTGGAGTATAAAAGTTGGTATACTATGAAGATGGACTGGAAGTGGCATTAACAGATATCGTAACGATATTTTACTTGCATAGcagcaattactggcgtatgctgatgacattgatatcatcggcctgaacacccacaccgtaagttctgcttactcaaaCTGGccataaagatgggtttgatggtgaatgaggacaaaacgaattaGTTGCTATCGTCGAgcgaagagtcagcgcatatgcgccttggcaaccctgctactgttatcagtcttaatttcgaaagagtaaaagagtgcgtttattttggaaccagcattaacacaaacaacaacaacatcagttttgaaatccagcgaagaatcaataaatgctactttggactaggtaggcaattgaaaagtaaattcctttTGGGTGGTCAAATtttttatgctcagctgagcagagctcacagagtatattaattttattcgcataacggtaccctctaacgtcataaactaatagagatagatatagacttctatatatccaaaatgatatgggcgaaaaaagaaattcatttagccatgtccgtccgtccgtccgtaaacacgataacttgagtaaattttgatgaaatttggtatgtaatttcctgggcactcatctcagttcgctatttaaaatgaacgaaatcggactataaccacgcccactttttcgatatcgaaaatttcgaaaaacggataaagcgataaaacttgctaggtgggttgaccctattacacagaatagaaaattagaaaaattttgaacaacgggcgtggcaccgcccacttttaaaagaaggtaatttaaaagttttgcaagctgtaatttggcagtcgttgaagatatcatgatgaaatttggtaggcgcgttactcctagtactatatgtgtgctaaataagaattagcaaaatcggatgacgaagacGTCCActctttacaaaaaaattttttaagtcaaaatgtttttatacatttaaagcaataagtgtaaaccccgcttaaaactcatataaatagacaacattggttaattcgttgtagttctataaatagaacaaaaaagcaacaaacacaagtttctttgaaaaccgccataCGAAGAATGGactgtgaataaagaaaatatgcaaagaaggcaattgttaTAAGGTTTacagcaactaaggcatgacgtagctgaatgcgtttgtaacacttcaaccatcgtaggagtgtgggttcaaatcccactccctggAAAAAAGGCTTTGATGTCACtctgtttaaacttttcccaaattattaactaaattaaaaattaaaaaaattgcttcaaataaatgtttttatacatttaaagcaataagggtaatccccgctgaAAActcatataaacaaaattttatatctttacagtatataagtaaattatgccaacattcaacgcTAGTAataatatagtgcaacaaaatacaaaaataacagaaaatttcaaaatgggcgtggctccgacctttttcatttaatttggctagaatacatttaatgccataattcgaacaaaaatttacaaatccttttgaaatttgtaagGGCATAGCTTGTATGACGAAACCTGTTTTCtgtaaaatgggcgaaattggttgaaaccacgcccagtttttatagacagtcgaccgtctgtccttccgttcggccgttaacacgataacttgagcaaaaatcgatatatctttactaaacttagttcacgaacttgtctgaagtcactttatattggtattaaaaatgagcgaaatccgactatgaccacgcccactttttcgatatcgaaaatttcgaaaaatgaaaaaatgcccaaattctataccaaatacgaaaaaagggatgaaaaaaacattttagaatgagtgtgacacctaccagcAGTAGCCAACATGCGAATAATAATGCaaatttgtataataactgcCCAACGCAGTGTAACTGCATAATAGATCAAATCTTTACTGGTATGCTGCAGAGTGATGTAGTGTGTCAAGCGTGTAAAGGTGTTTCAACGACCATCGATCCATTTTGGGATATCTCATTGGATTTAGGTGAGACAGCACATGGTGGAGCAACGCCTAAAACACTAATCGATTGTTTGGAACGTTATACACGCGCTGAACATTTGGGTGAATCGGGGAAAATTAAATGTTCCACATGCAAATCATACCAGGAGTCGACGAAACAATTTAGCTTACGCACACTGCCTAGCGTGGCAAGTTTCCATTTGAAGCGTTTCGAACATTCCACATTGATTGATAAGAAAATCTCTACGTTCATCTCATTCCCCGTTGAATTCGATATGACACCGTTTATGTCGGAGAAAAATAATGCATATGGCGATTTTCGCTACTCTCTATATGCGGTGGTTAATCATGTGGGCACCATTGATACGGGTCATTATATAGCGTATGTGC
The DNA window shown above is from Eurosta solidaginis isolate ZX-2024a chromosome 2, ASM4086904v1, whole genome shotgun sequence and carries:
- the LOC137240164 gene encoding ubiquitin carboxyl-terminal hydrolase nonstop-like — translated: MSVTPTSSSQHANNNANLYNNCPTQCNCIIDQIFTGMLQSDVVCQACKGVSTTIDPFWDISLDLGETAHGGATPKTLIDCLERYTRAEHLGESGKIKCSTCKSYQESTKQFSLRTLPSVASFHLKRFEHSTLIDKKISTFISFPVEFDMTPFMSEKNNAYGDFRYSLYAVVNHVGTIDTGHYIAYVRHHKDTWVKCDDHIITTATLKQVLDSEGYLLFYHKNILEYE